A single Thermoanaerobacterium sp. RBIITD DNA region contains:
- the acgA gene encoding ACGX-repeat peptide produces the protein MALSNLFGWNKKEAASTCGSACGASDKPAEAPAACGATDAPAACGAADKPEEKPTACGSACGAGDNK, from the coding sequence ATGGCACTTTCTAATCTGTTTGGATGGAACAAAAAAGAGGCGGCTTCTACTTGTGGTTCTGCTTGCGGAGCATCCGATAAGCCTGCTGAAGCTCCCGCTGCTTGTGGTGCTACCGATGCTCCTGCTGCCTGCGGCGCTGCTGACAAGCCGGAAGAAAAACCTACCGCTTGCGGTTCTGCCTGCGGCGCTGGCGACAACAAATAA
- the acgM gene encoding radical SAM/SPASM domain protein, ACGX system — MKQYFAFQWHITDECDQRCKHCYIFSEDHGKHLDSMNWEQMVDVVGNCCDMCEMYDRLPYFYITGGDPILHPDFWRLLGLLKKRHIPFTILGNPFHLNDEVCKRLKEYGCQKYQLSLDGMRETHDWFRKPGSFDCTLEKIDCIKKAGIRSVIMTTVSGKNIKEIPDIIDTVIAHKVDVFAFARYCPTSEEKDTGMAPQEYRELLDTCYQKFQKYEAEGCQTYFNRKDHLWTLYEYEKGIFKIPEDAQEGMIYGGCNCGNCHLTILPTGDLYACRRFESKVGNVFEDRIADVWVCDRMEAYRDYTKFKKCSKCELLAWCRGCPAVTYGTTGDFYEADPQCWKEVR; from the coding sequence ATGAAACAATATTTTGCTTTTCAGTGGCACATCACTGACGAGTGCGATCAGCGGTGTAAACATTGTTATATCTTTTCGGAAGATCATGGCAAACATCTGGACTCCATGAACTGGGAGCAGATGGTGGACGTAGTGGGCAACTGCTGTGATATGTGCGAAATGTACGATCGGCTTCCCTATTTCTATATCACCGGCGGCGATCCAATCCTGCATCCTGATTTCTGGCGGCTGCTTGGCCTGCTGAAAAAAAGGCACATCCCTTTTACTATCCTCGGCAACCCGTTCCATCTGAATGACGAGGTATGCAAAAGGTTGAAAGAATACGGATGTCAGAAATACCAGCTCTCCCTTGATGGGATGCGGGAAACCCATGACTGGTTCCGTAAGCCCGGCTCCTTTGATTGCACCCTTGAAAAAATCGACTGCATTAAAAAGGCTGGTATCCGCTCAGTCATCATGACTACGGTATCTGGAAAAAACATCAAGGAAATTCCGGATATTATTGACACCGTTATTGCGCATAAGGTGGATGTGTTCGCTTTTGCGCGGTACTGCCCGACCAGCGAGGAAAAGGACACCGGCATGGCCCCGCAGGAATACCGGGAATTGCTGGACACCTGCTATCAGAAATTCCAGAAATATGAAGCCGAAGGCTGCCAAACCTACTTTAATCGGAAAGACCACCTTTGGACGCTCTATGAATACGAAAAAGGCATTTTCAAAATCCCGGAGGATGCACAGGAGGGTATGATCTACGGCGGCTGCAACTGCGGCAACTGCCATTTGACCATCCTGCCCACCGGCGATCTGTACGCCTGCCGTCGCTTTGAAAGCAAGGTAGGCAATGTGTTTGAAGATCGGATTGCCGATGTGTGGGTATGCGACCGCATGGAAGCCTACCGGGACTATACAAAATTCAAAAAATGTTCCAAATGCGAATTGCTGGCTTGGTGCCGGGGATGCCCCGCCGTTACTTACGGTACAACCGGAGATTTTTACGAGGCTGACCCGCAATGCTGGAAGGAGGTTAGATAA